In the Streptomyces spororaveus genome, CAGCGGCGACCCCGACCCGAAGCGGGTCGCCCGCGGCTGGCTGGCCAACATGGCGCAGGGCGCCGCGGACCGCCTCCCCGACTTCGCCGCCTGGGCGGCCCACCCCGACCGGGACCTGGACGGCCTGCGGCTGGCCGGGGAAGCACGGGGGGTGGAGCCTCTCCTCGTCTCGCTCGCGGCCCGACTGGACCAGGAGCCGAGGGCGACGACGACCCCCGGAGTGCCGCTGACCGGCAACGGCCTGCGCCAGGCCCTCCAGAACGCGCTCTACGCCGACGCCGCCTTCGCCCCCTTCGCCCGGCTCGTGCGGTCGGCCCAGGACCCGGCGGGGACGCCGGTGCTCCCGAGGGAGCTCGCCGCGCCCATCCGGAACGAGGACGCGGCGCTCATGGTCAGCGTCATCTGCAACGACGTGGCATGGCCGGACGTGCCCATGGCCTCCTACCGGCGGGCCGTCGAAGAGGACCGCGCCCGGCATCCGCTCACCGCCGGCATGCCGGTGAACGTACTGCCCTGCTCCTTCTGGAAGACGCCCGCGCAGAAGCCGACCCGGATCACCGACGACGGCCCCTCCGGCATCCTCATGCTGCAGAGCCGCCGGGACCCGGCCACCCCGCTCTTCGGGGCCCTGAAGATGCGCGAGGCGCTGGGCGACCGCGCCCGCCTGGTCACCGTCGAGCAGGGCGGCCACGGGCTGTACCTCGGCAATGGCAACGCCTGCGGGAACCGGGCCGTCACCGAGTTCCTCACGACCGGCCGCCGCCCGGCCCGGGACACGGACTGCGCGAACTGAAAGGTCGTGTTTCCTCGCGAGTGACCTCCGGGCAGGGTACCCGCCCACCTCCCCGTCACCGTCCCGGTCCCGCGCAACCCGTACGACGTCACCCGCCTCGCCCGGGTGACGGCGGACCCGGCCGCGCCGCTGCTCTCCGAGGGCGAACTCCGGTCCGCCACACGGCTTTCAGTGGCCGGGGCCGGCTCCCGCGGCTGCCTCCCGTTTCTCCTCCCGCCCCACTTTCCGTACGGCCTTGGCCCCGGATATCCATCCGTACTTGTGGGTACTGCGGCCGAATGGCGCCGGATTTGATAGTTCTGGACTGGTCCGGTGTGAGAAAGCTGCGGGAAGGACCCGGCATGTTCGATCTACTGCGCCCGGAGACCGTCATGTGCCCCTTCTGCAAGGCCACCGCCGCCGACGGAGTGGTGCGGACCTTACGGACCGGAGCAGGGTCACTGTCGGTGACCTGGCACACCCTCAACTGCCCGCACTACGCGGCCGACCGGATCCTCGCCGAGAAGGAGGGCTGACCCGGGCCCTCCCGGACCGCTCCGGGCTCGGCGACATGCGCGACCGGATCCGTGCGGCGAGGATGAGGGGGACCGGCGACGAGGAGCGGCGCATGACCAGTCCAGCTGAGCGGCTCCGGCGCGGACGGGCCGTCCGCAAGATCACGGGCCGGGCCGCGCACGGGCGGTGGACCGCTGCGCCGGACCGGCCCGACCCCGTCGAGGTACTCCAGCGCCAGGGCGCCGACCGGGTGCCCGAGCTGCTTCCGATCCGCTACGGCCGAATGGCGGCATCGCCGCTCGCCTTCCTGCGCGGCGCCGCGGCCGTCATGGCCGCCGACCTCGCCACCGGCCCGCAGACCGGCCTCACCGTCCAGCTGTGCGGGGACGCGCACCTGCTCAACTTCGGCATGTTCGCCTCACCCGAACGCGCCCTGCTCTTCGACCTCAACGACTTCGACGAGACCTTCCCGGGCCCCTTCGAATGGGACGTCAAACGGCTCGCCGCGAGCGTCGCGGTGGCCGCCCGCGACAACGGGCACGGCGACGACCGCGCCGCGCAGGCGGCCCTCGGCGCCGCCCGGGCCTACCGCCGGACGATCCGGGAGCTCGCCGGACACCGCGAGCTGGAGGTCTGGTACCACCGGATCGACACCGCCGAGCTGCCGCCCCTCATCGGCAAGCCCGAAATGCGCGACCGGGTGGAGGCCAACCTGGCGCGCGCCCGCCGCCGTACCAGCCTGCACGCGCTCGGCAAGCTCACAGAGGTCCGCGACGGGCGCCGGCGGATCATCCACGACCCCCCGCTGCTGGAGCCGCTCGCCCGGGCGGACTCACGCGAGGTCGACCGGATCTTCGGCACGTACCGCAGCACCCTCGCCGAGGAACGCCGCCTCCTGCTCGACCGCTTCCGCTTCGCTGACGCGGCACGCAAGGTGGTCGGCGTCGGGAGCGTGGGGACCCGCTGCTTCATCGTGCTGCTGCTCGGCCGCGACGCCGACGACCCGCTCTTCCTGCAGATCAAGGAGGCCGTGCCGTCCGTCCTGCAAGGCCACCTCCCGGCCGACGGGCACGATCACCAAGGGCACCGGGTGGTCGCAGGCCAGCGGCGCATGCAGGCCGCGGGCGACATCTTCCTCGGCTGGACGACCGGACCCGCCGGCCGCCACTTCTACGGCCGGCAGCTGCGCGACATGAAGGGGTCGGCCGAAGTCGCCGGCATGTCCCCCGGCCTGCTGCGGCGGTACGCCGAGCTGTGCGGCAGAACCCTGGCCCGCGCCCACGCCCGTACCGGGGACCGCATCGCCATCGCGGGCTACCTCGGCGGCGCCGACACCTTCGACCGCGCCGTGGCGGGCTTCGCGCTCCGCTACGCGGACCGGACCCTCGCCGACCACGCGCTGCTGACCGCCGCGATCGCCGACGGACGGCTCACCGCCACCCCCGGCGTCTGAGACCCCGCGGGGTCTCAGACCGGCGCCCCGCTCGGCTCCGCCTCCCGGGCCGCCCGGCGGCGCAGCGCGTCCTCGTCGGTGTCGGCGTCGTAGGAGATCAGCTTCGGCAGCAGGGCGGCCAGTACCGCCACCGAGGCCACGCAGGCCAGCCCGCCGCCCCAGAAGGCCGAACGGGTGCCGGTCCAGCCGGCCATGGTGCCCGCCCGGACCTGTCCCAGCTGCGGTCCCACGCTGTACGAGAGCACCTCGATGCCCGCGAGCCGGCCCCGCAGCTCCTCCGGGATCGTCTGGTTCCAGATCGTCGCCCGGCCCAGCCCGCTCACCATGTCGCCCGCGCCCGCCACCGCGAGGCACAGCAGCACGAGCCAGATGCCCGAGGAGGCGCCGGCCCCCGCGACCGCCAGGCCCCAGACCGCCGCCCCGAACACCACCAGCAGGCCGTGCCGGCGTATCCGGGACATCCAGCCGCTGGTCATGCCGAGCACCAGCGAGCCCACCGCCCCGGCCGCGTACATCAGGCCCAGCGCCCACACCGCGTCGAGCTCGTCCGCGAGGAAGGGGTAGATCGCGTTCGGGAAGGCGAAGAACATCGCCGCCAGGTCGACCGCGTACGTCCCCAGCAGCACGGGCCGGCTCCACGCGTACCGCGCGCCCTCGGCGATGCCGCGCAGCGACGGGCGCTCGGCGCCCTTCACCGGCGGCGCCGGACTGAGCCGCAGGCACAGCAGTACGGAGGCGAGGAACCCGAGGACGGTGACGGAGTAGGCCGCGGCGTGACCGGCGAACGCGACCACCACACCGGCCAGTGCCGGACCGGCGATCGCGCCGAACTGGTAGCGCAGCCCGTTGAGCGCGGCGGCGGCCGTCAGCTGATCGTGCGGCACGATCCGCGCCATCAGCGAGTCCAGGGCCGGCCGCTGGAGCCCGCTCAGCGCCGACACGCCCGCCGCGACCACGTACAGCGGCCACAGCAGCGGATCCGGCAGCAGCGCGTTCACCAGCAGCACCAGGGCGAGGACCCCGAGCCCGGCCTCGGTCAGCAGGATCATCCGGCGCCGGTCGACCGCGTCGGCGAGGGCGCCCCCGTAGAGCCCGAAGACCACCAGCGGGACGAGCTCCACCGCACCCATGGCACCGACCGCCAGCGGCGAGTCCGTCAGGTGCTTGATCTGCAGCGGCAGCGCGATCATGGCCATGAACGAGCCGAAGTACGTCACCGTGCCCTGGTAGAACAGCAGCCTGAACTCACGACCGGAACGGAACGGGGCGAAATCGGGCAGTATGGCGGCCCACCGGGAAGTGCTCACGAGATGCCATCGTCCGTGGACGTCCGGCCCGGGGCAACGCATTTTCCGTGTACACGCCCCGTATCGGTCACGGACGGGCGAATCCGGAGCCCTGCGCGTGGCATCACGGGCCCGCGGTGGCACCCATGGGACATGCCGCCGGTGTCAGCGTTCCTGCGTACGGCAGCG is a window encoding:
- a CDS encoding alpha/beta hydrolase — encoded protein: MTTYPHKAMLLALATATVAAGLTATAAPAVARTAPAAPQLTWHRCTQPDALAAQECAELPVPLDYDDPGGRQLTVAVSRIRSDRPEARRGTLVVIPGGPGGSGVQRLTQKGDALRRELGGAYDLVAFDPRGVGASTTASCDLAPEDRYLTSLRSWPGPNGEITENIARSRRIAEACARNGGPELRSFTTANQVRDMDRFREALGERKLSAWGTSYGTYVGAVYAQKYPRHTDRWVLDSSGDPDPKRVARGWLANMAQGAADRLPDFAAWAAHPDRDLDGLRLAGEARGVEPLLVSLAARLDQEPRATTTPGVPLTGNGLRQALQNALYADAAFAPFARLVRSAQDPAGTPVLPRELAAPIRNEDAALMVSVICNDVAWPDVPMASYRRAVEEDRARHPLTAGMPVNVLPCSFWKTPAQKPTRITDDGPSGILMLQSRRDPATPLFGALKMREALGDRARLVTVEQGGHGLYLGNGNACGNRAVTEFLTTGRRPARDTDCAN
- a CDS encoding DUF2252 domain-containing protein; translated protein: MTSPAERLRRGRAVRKITGRAAHGRWTAAPDRPDPVEVLQRQGADRVPELLPIRYGRMAASPLAFLRGAAAVMAADLATGPQTGLTVQLCGDAHLLNFGMFASPERALLFDLNDFDETFPGPFEWDVKRLAASVAVAARDNGHGDDRAAQAALGAARAYRRTIRELAGHRELEVWYHRIDTAELPPLIGKPEMRDRVEANLARARRRTSLHALGKLTEVRDGRRRIIHDPPLLEPLARADSREVDRIFGTYRSTLAEERRLLLDRFRFADAARKVVGVGSVGTRCFIVLLLGRDADDPLFLQIKEAVPSVLQGHLPADGHDHQGHRVVAGQRRMQAAGDIFLGWTTGPAGRHFYGRQLRDMKGSAEVAGMSPGLLRRYAELCGRTLARAHARTGDRIAIAGYLGGADTFDRAVAGFALRYADRTLADHALLTAAIADGRLTATPGV
- a CDS encoding MFS transporter — protein: MRCPGPDVHGRWHLVSTSRWAAILPDFAPFRSGREFRLLFYQGTVTYFGSFMAMIALPLQIKHLTDSPLAVGAMGAVELVPLVVFGLYGGALADAVDRRRMILLTEAGLGVLALVLLVNALLPDPLLWPLYVVAAGVSALSGLQRPALDSLMARIVPHDQLTAAAALNGLRYQFGAIAGPALAGVVVAFAGHAAAYSVTVLGFLASVLLCLRLSPAPPVKGAERPSLRGIAEGARYAWSRPVLLGTYAVDLAAMFFAFPNAIYPFLADELDAVWALGLMYAAGAVGSLVLGMTSGWMSRIRRHGLLVVFGAAVWGLAVAGAGASSGIWLVLLCLAVAGAGDMVSGLGRATIWNQTIPEELRGRLAGIEVLSYSVGPQLGQVRAGTMAGWTGTRSAFWGGGLACVASVAVLAALLPKLISYDADTDEDALRRRAAREAEPSGAPV